In bacterium, the DNA window GATCGAGAAAGGTCTGATTACCGCGTACCACGATGTGAGTGACGGCGGACTCATCACTGCCGTTACGGAAATGTGCATGGCGGGCAACCGCGGCGCGCGTCTTCAGTGCAAGGAGGGCATAGATCCCCTTTCAGTGCTTTTTTGCGAAGAGGCGGGTATGCTGTTTGAGTTCGAAGCGAAGTCAGAGGGAGCAATCACGCGCGTGACGCATACTCATGGCGTGCATTATGATCAAATTGGGACAGTCGGTTCCAGCCCTGGAGGCAGCCTGCACATCGAGAGAGGTCGAACCACATTGCTTGATCGCAGTGTGGTGGACCTCAGAAAGTGGTGGGAAGCGACGAGCACTGCGCTCGAGAAGCTCCAGGCCAATCGAGAAACGGTAGAAGCCGAGAGCAGAAGTCATGGAGAGGTGAGGACTGTCGAATATCACCTCTCCTTCATACCGAAAGCCCGGAGCGTGCGCACGACGCACCGCCCAAAGGTTGCGATTTTGCGTGAGGAAGGAACCAATGGCGATCGGGAGATGGCCGCGGCCTGTTTCACCGTCGGCTTCGAGCCGTGGGACATCACGATGAGCGATCTCTTCGACGGAAGGGTAACGACGCTCGACACTATGCGCGGCGTTATTTTCCCCGGCGGGTTTTCGTTCGCAGATGTTTTCGGAAGCGCGAAGGGCTGGGCTGGCCCAATCCGATTCAATCCAAGCGTGAGCGAAATCTTTGACCGGTTCTATGACCGGCCGGATACCTTCTCGCTCGGCGTCTGCAATGGCTGCCAGTTAATGGCGAACATTGGCTGGTTGCCATGGAAAGGCATTTCGGAGGACGCACAGCCTCGATTCGTTCACAATACATCAGGGCGTTTCGAGTCTCGGTGGGCGGCGGTGAAGGTGTTGCCGAGCCCGTCGATTTTGATGCGTGGCATGGAAGATTCGGTGCTCGGCATTCATGTCGCACACGGCGAAGGGCGGATGTTATTTCCGGATCCGCGCATCATGGGGGAAATCCGAGAGCGGCAACTTGTCCCGCTTGTCTATGTCGATGTAGAAGGCAAAGCCACCGAAGAGTATCCATACGATCCAAACGGATCGCCCTTAGGATGGACGGCTCTCTCGTCGCCGGACGGCAGGCATCTTGCGATGATGCCGCACCCAGAGCGCAGCTTCCTAACGTGGCAATGGCCGTGGATGCCGGAGAAGTGGCGTACCACGCTCAAGGCCTCGCCGTGGCTCGAGATGTTCCAGAACGCCTGCGACTGGTGCTCTAAGGGCTAGCTCTACTCGCGTGTCTATCCTTCGCACCCCCGGCTACGAGTACAGTCGGGGGTGCTCTCTGTAATCACAGGAAGGTGGAACGCGCGTAGGGCCTTTTCATTTGACGTATTTTTGGTAGAGTAGAGTGAGTCGAAGTAGATATTGTGAAGATGCCCCAGACGCAGAGTGGTGGGCAACATTGCCGAAGTAACTCAGTTGGTAGAGCAATGCTTTCAATAAACAACCACTTCTAATATTGACACTGGTCGTAAGTCCTATATACTGGATTTATGCCAATGTCTAAAAAACATAGAACGAGTTGTCTTGACTGCGGTAAAGAAACAGCTCGTGCAGGATATAAATACTGCAGCAATGCCTGCCAAATTGAATATCAACATAAAGCTTGTATCAAAAAATGGAAAGACGGAGAAGAGAGTGGGTTACAAGGTCTCGGTATCGTTTCAGGGTATATTAAAAGATATTTGCGGAGAAAGTTTGGAAATAGGTGTTGCTTATGCGGATGGGCAGAGATTAATCCTAAAACCAAGCAGGTTCCCCTAGTTGCTGACCACATTGACGGTAATTGGCGTAATAATATTGAAAGTAATCTTCGCCTACTTTGCCCCAATTGTGATTCGCTGACTCCTACATATGCAGGATTAAATAGGGGGAACGGCAGGAAAGGTCGAGCACTGAGCAAAAGAGCGAAAGAAGGTCGTTGTTGTTAGCGAATAAGCCGGAGTAACTCAGTTGGTAGAGTAGCTGCTTCGTAAGCAGCAAGTCGGGAGTTCGAGCCTCCCCTCCGGCTCCACAATTAGACCTGTCCGTTTTTGACCAACGAATCAATGGGCGGCACGAAGTGCCGCCCATTGATTGATAACATACCCTGGGGCTCTGCCCCAGGGTACTCGATTTGCTTCATAAATTCAAAGAACAAAGAATGTGCCGCCCCGTGGACCCGTGGTGCGGGGCGTTCTACCGCGTATCCTTGAGCGAGAGGGCAAGCGGCACGCCGAGGAGCATGAGGAGGCCGAGAGCGACAAATATGAAGCGGAGGTCAAGTGCGGCGAGAAAAATCGTGGCGAATGCGGGGCCGACAAGGTAGCCGAGAGGTACCGTGCCTCGATAGAGCGAGATCAGATGCACGTCAGTCTCATTGATATGCTTGAAGAAGTAGGACTCATTCATGATCTCAACTGCGGCAGCGCCGACGCGGGTGAGGCAGAGCAGAACGCCCCAGATCAGCACACCGCCTCCAGTGATAAACGAGAGCATCGCGGTTCCAAGCCCCATCACGCCGAACCCAACGGCAAGTATCTCTTTCTCACCAAGTAATCGGTCCGCGAGGCGGCCGAGAGGATACTGAAGCAAGATGAACGGCACGAGCATCACGGTAAAGAGAATGCCGATCGTGCTCCAGCTGAAGCCGATATATTTGTGAAGGTAGATCGGGGCGTAGACGACCATGATGGCGTAGAAAACGTAGAGGAGAAAATTTGCACACGCAATCCGAGCGATCGGACGACGGGAGAGCAGCGACCGCAGAGCGGGGAGCAGTGCACGTCGATCGTAGCGTGGATCAGAGAAGCGACGGTAGGAAAACCAGACGAGAACGATTATCGGGATCAAGAACGCTGCTGACGTTAGGTAGAGTTTCGAGTAATCGCCGTTCGTGAGGAGCACTGCCGTGCCGAGCGGCCCCACGAGCATGCCGATGTTCAGTACCGTGAAGTAGAGCCCGCGTTTTTTTCCAGTCGTTGTGTTGGTGGATATCGATTCAAGAAAAATATCGAGCGGAAGAGAAATAAGACGGATTGAAACGAGGTAGAGAGTGAATACGCCGACGACAAGCAAGGGAGTGCCGAGGAAGGGAAGCGCCGCGAGCGAGGCAGCAGATGCGAGGGCAATGGCAATGAAGCTCCGCGCGGCGCCAAAGCGGCGCACGATGATCGGGAAGATCCCCAAGAAAAGCAGTCCGATAAACGCGTCGAGCGTATAGACGATGCCAACTCTCTCCTCACCAATCCACCCCGCAAGAAACGTCGAACTCACATAGAGCGGCAGCGCGAACTGCGCTGCGAGGAGGAAGGAGATGAGATAGAATGCCATATAGTGGAAGTATAGTGCTCGAGATGGGTAAGTACGCTTTTATATTATAGCAAAGTTAACCGCTATCAGTCGTCGTGTTTGCCTGCCCCGCTCTCGTGTAGTATAGTAGAGCCATGGTTGTACGAATGCGCTCCACGCGCGCCCATACGGCAAACAGACGGAGTCACCACGCGCTCACCATTCCGCGCCTCTCGCGGTGCGGCAACTGTGGCGCGGCGCACCTCACCCACCGTGTCTGCGAGGGCTGTGGACAATACCGGGGGAGACAGGTCATTGATATTGTTGCTAGAATGGAGCGTAAGGAGCGACGGACGAAAGCGAAAGAGAAGGCGAGAGGAAAGTGATTTTTAGCTGTTAGCTTATAGCTTTTAGAGGCATCGAACGCGGGTGCGCACAGCGTGCGCCGTCGTCCCTCTAAAAGCTAACAGCTATAAGCTAAAAGCTCCGTCCTTTGGCATGGCCAATCGGCACCTTTCAAGATCTATAGTGCTCCAGTCCCTCTTTGAGTGGGACTTCCGCACACTGCGCGAGAGCGACATTGACGCAATCATCGCGCGCAACGCCGCGGAGTTCGCCCCGGGCATGGGCGATGTGCCCTTTATAGGGCGGCTCGCGCACAGCATCATCGCTCGATGCGCTGACCTCGACGCGATCGTCGAGCAGGCTGCGCCGGAATGGCCGCTCGACAAGATTTCTTATATTGATCGAAACGTGCTCCGGATCGGACTTTTCGAGTTGCTGTTTTCAGATCGTGGTGAGGTGCCGGCAAAAGTTGCGATTAACGAGGCAATTGAGCTTGCAAAAACTTTCGGCGGAGAGAACAGCGGCAAGTTTGTTAATGGAGTGCTCGGTGCAGTCTATAAGGAGCTCGGCGAGCCGGGCAAGGACGAGACGTCGAAACGGCGTCATGTGGGCCAGGACGTGCCCTATGACGAGATGCCGCTCGAGCGGCTGGGGGGCGCGGTGGTGTATGCGCGAGATGAGAGAGGCGGGCTTCACCTTGCGTTTGTCCACGATGTGTTTGGCCACTGGACTCTCTCCAAAGGCAAGCTCGAGTATGGCGAGAACGAGACAGCGGGTACGGCACGCGAGATTAAGGAGGAAATCGGCCTTGACATCGAGCTCAAGGGAAAGCTCGGCGAGAATGAGTATGTGGCGAACGATCCAGAGGTCGGCAAGAAACGTAAACGGGTGAGCTACTACCTCGCGGAAGCGCCGTTTATCGATCTCAAGCTCGAGTCCTCAGGCGGCCTCGACGACGCCCGCTGGTTCAGGGCCTCGGATATCGGCGAGCTCAATTTTTACGAAGATATTGTGCCCATCATCACGAAGGCGGTCAACATATTATCAAAAGATAAATCCAAGGCCCGCGCGGCGTCTTAATTTTCAATTTTTAATAATCAATTTTCAATAAATTTTCAATGTTTCAATGTTCAACGACGAACGACGTCGTGTTTGAAAATTGATTCATTGCAAAATTGATTGAAAATTGAAAATTGATAATTGTAAATTCTCGCATAGTGTCCGGGCTTTGAACTCCAAAGCACATGCTCGACCTCTCACGCTTCACGCCCTTTGAAGAATCGGTCGGCGTTTCGTTCAGTAATAAAGGCCTGCTCGCTCAGGCGTTTACGCACCGCTCGTACATCAACGAGCACCGCATGAGCGGCCTCGAGCACAACGAGCGGCTCGAGTTTCTCGGCGACGCGGTGCTTGAGCTCGTCGTTACCGAGTATCTCTTTGCGAAGTACCCGCACAAACCCGAAGGCGAGCTCACGTCTTTCCGCTCCGCGCTCGTTAACACCTCGACGATTTCGACTGTCGCAACCGGCCTCGGCATGAACGAGTACCTGCTGCTCTCGCGCGGCGAGAGCAAGGACACTGGTCGCGCGCGCCAGTACATCCTTGCGAATACCTTCGAGTCCGTGATTGGTGCCCTATACCTCGATCAGGGCTACGAGGCTGCAAGACGATTTATCGCCGCGAACCTCTTCCACCTCATTGACGACATCGTCGAGGAGGGCCTCTATCGCGACGCAAAGAGCCGCTTTCAGGAGCAAGCGCAAGAGAAGGCGAGCATTACGCCGAACTACGAGACCGTGAGCGAAGAGGGGCCGGACCACGACAAGAAATTCACGGTGGGCGTTTTTCTCGGGGGCGAGGAGATCGCGCGCGGCGACGGGAAATCAAAACAGGAAGCGGAGCAAGTCGCGGCGCGACGAGGGCTTGAGAAGAAGGGATGGTAAAAACGAATTTCCAAGTTCCAAATCTACAATTTCCAAGCGATTCCCAAATCTCAAAGCTCCAATTCCCAAACACGTCAGTCGCCGTGTTTGAGATTTAATTCTTTGGAATTTGAGATCTGTTTGGAAATTGGAAATTGCTCCTTCATGCATCTCCAATCTCTCGAACTCTCCGGCTTCAAGTCGTTCGCGCGCAAAACGACGCTCTCCTTTGCCGCTCCGATTACCGCGATTGTGGGGCCGAACGGCTCTGGCAAGTCAAATTCAAAAGACGCGCTACAGTGGGTCCTCGGCGAG includes these proteins:
- a CDS encoding MFS transporter, with translation MAFYLISFLLAAQFALPLYVSSTFLAGWIGEERVGIVYTLDAFIGLLFLGIFPIIVRRFGAARSFIAIALASAASLAALPFLGTPLLVVGVFTLYLVSIRLISLPLDIFLESISTNTTTGKKRGLYFTVLNIGMLVGPLGTAVLLTNGDYSKLYLTSAAFLIPIIVLVWFSYRRFSDPRYDRRALLPALRSLLSRRPIARIACANFLLYVFYAIMVVYAPIYLHKYIGFSWSTIGILFTVMLVPFILLQYPLGRLADRLLGEKEILAVGFGVMGLGTAMLSFITGGGVLIWGVLLCLTRVGAAAVEIMNESYFFKHINETDVHLISLYRGTVPLGYLVGPAFATIFLAALDLRFIFVALGLLMLLGVPLALSLKDTR
- the rpmF gene encoding 50S ribosomal protein L32 translates to MVVRMRSTRAHTANRRSHHALTIPRLSRCGNCGAAHLTHRVCEGCGQYRGRQVIDIVARMERKERRTKAKEKARGK
- the nusB gene encoding transcription antitermination factor NusB, giving the protein MANRHLSRSIVLQSLFEWDFRTLRESDIDAIIARNAAEFAPGMGDVPFIGRLAHSIIARCADLDAIVEQAAPEWPLDKISYIDRNVLRIGLFELLFSDRGEVPAKVAINEAIELAKTFGGENSGKFVNGVLGAVYKELGEPGKDETSKRRHVGQDVPYDEMPLERLGGAVVYARDERGGLHLAFVHDVFGHWTLSKGKLEYGENETAGTAREIKEEIGLDIELKGKLGENEYVANDPEVGKKRKRVSYYLAEAPFIDLKLESSGGLDDARWFRASDIGELNFYEDIVPIITKAVNILSKDKSKARAAS
- the rnc gene encoding ribonuclease III; this translates as MLDLSRFTPFEESVGVSFSNKGLLAQAFTHRSYINEHRMSGLEHNERLEFLGDAVLELVVTEYLFAKYPHKPEGELTSFRSALVNTSTISTVATGLGMNEYLLLSRGESKDTGRARQYILANTFESVIGALYLDQGYEAARRFIAANLFHLIDDIVEEGLYRDAKSRFQEQAQEKASITPNYETVSEEGPDHDKKFTVGVFLGGEEIARGDGKSKQEAEQVAARRGLEKKGW